The Pyrus communis chromosome 8, drPyrComm1.1, whole genome shotgun sequence region AAGCATTTCCCTCTCCTTCTCCACCTCTTCACGAACTTTTTCGGATTCTTTCTTTAGCTCTTCGACTTGTGCTCTGTCCTCCCCAAGACCAGTGGCTAACTCATTACAAACCTGCTCAAAGATCTCTTTTGCCCTCTTCTCCATCTCAAGCTCTTTCGTGGCCTTCGACAGAGCTGCCTCTTTATCTGCCAGTTCTTTCCCTAGCTTCTTGTTCAACCTTTCTGTTTGTCTTCTTAGCTTCTTCTCCACCTCGAGTTCTTCTGCTACGCACGCTATTGCGGCACATATCCTCTCTCGCTCCTTACTTTTCCATCCCGCCTTTTCTTCTGCGAATTTCTTCACAAGATACTCAATTTCGTTGCAGTTAGACCTCTGTTCTCGGATCATTTGATGAATCTGGACACGAGCTCGATCAAGCTCAACTCGTAGGGCCGAGAGTAAGGTTGTACTTAAAGAATGCTGCTCTTCAAGACCCGAAACGCGAGTAAGAACTTTTACAAGCTCTTTAGATGTAGAAAGGCCACTATTGACATCCTTCAAACAGGTCTTAAATCCGTGTATGCAATTTCGATCAGGTTTCACACAAGATTGATCTTTGAGCTGCACATTGTGAAATTCAATCAACATGTTTACTTATTCATCATCCTAGGAATCCATGCAGCCTAATGCAATCAATATGTCTACTCAAGGATTCAAAATAGCTGTGCTCAAAAGTTAAGTGACAAACGTTcttttttatacaagcgatatgAGAGAGTAAGAAAGCGAACTCGAAATCTCAGGGGTAGGGAGTGAGTGCTTTAAGCAATAAGAATTTTTATGGTGTTTCGGAGTATGAGATACTCTAGAACACCATAGAATTTATGTCAAGTAACAAGCATTCTTTTTCAGAAGAGATATTAGAGAAGTGAGGGAGGGAACTCGAGTGGAGAGAGTAAATGTTCTTAACTAACTTAGTTAAGAACTCATTCATTAAGGCAAACATTCTACTTGACCATTTAAACAAATGCTTTAGATTAATTATATCAGGAGAAAGTCATTAAATTGACCATATCGTCATTATATCATCGTTGTGTGGTCGTTACATCGTCATTGTGTTATCGATATATGATTAATATGTCGTCGTAATTGTTAAAAACTGGTCACTTCtacaattaaatataaaaaataataattctagTTAATTGTCCAATTTTTAAACATGAGAGTGAAGAGCTAGATCaactttttcaaacaaaaaatttaaattttattcatTGAAAATGACAAGGCAGAAaagtacatttgaaatttatgaTCCATGGGTTATTATTGGACAAATTTTATGGGGACCAATTTTTATTGAATCACTGTCAACATCTTATtgtcattttttataattttacgTGACACAAacggtaaaaataaaaattccagaAACCTTGTTCCTCTGTTTATTTTTTCACTAatgaaatatataatatattagaaATGAACTTTCTTAATGTAAGACTCTATGAACTCCCTGCCACTTTATATTTTTTGCTTAACCCTTTAAAATGTTGACACATAAATTgtgccaaaaatataaaatggcaAAGAGTCCACTAAATATCTCATTTTTTAGATAATTTCCGTATTATTTCTCATAATATACATATTGAAatgcatttgtttttttttttttttttacctgagTTAAACTGGCACTTGTAGTGTGAGTCTGGAAACCTCCCATTTGGTAATGATTCAAAGGAAGTTTCTGAGAAACGGCCGACAACCCTCTCTGGCGTCCAGCATTCCCAGATCCATTTCTCCTCTGcacaaaattcccaaaaacaaaatttaatactttcaaattcaatttaataaataagaaattttcACTTCCATAATATAGTAGAaaaaacaaagcccaaacagaAAAATAATCTAAATGTCTGAATAAAATAGGTAACAAGTAGGGTATTGTCTTGGTGGTTGGGGGTTTTATTTTTAACCTTACTGTGTTGTGTTTAAACTCTTTCTTTTTGCTTTAACATAATTAGTACAGAATATAACTTATAGTAAAAAGAATAGGTAATTGATTTTTGCACATCTTCTGCCCAGTCACCCATATGTGTATCTGACCTATGACATTTAGAATGAATGAAAAGTGCtcttaaaatgactgaaagcacttttgaagacaaatgtttttgaattctaaagcacttgaagtgctatTTCGCAAGAAGCACTAAAAAACACCAAGTGCTTTTCCATAttacttgcattttattaataattagttctaaaaatattttcataaaaaacgcgttcagttatttaaaaacacttctaaacgaGACCTTAATCGAGAGAAAAATGTTTGCAAAACTCTTTTTGATTTCTTCTCCTGCATTTTCATTGAATACATCAATAAAAATTTCGATCACATGAAATGAGTGGTAAAAGAGAAAAGGGTAGTGTAAATTTACCCCTTAAATAATCCTTACCTCAGAAATAGGAGTGGAGGATGGATCTGATAACTTTGGAGGCAAGGAACCGGCTAAGGAAGGAACTTGAGCAACTTTGGAAGCCTTCTTTCTGAAAGCAGTTTGTTCTTGCTCGTTAATTTCCCACAAAGTCGCCGCCAGCTTTCTCGCCGAAACCGAAACCACTTCCTTCCCCTTTCCGCTGCTGCCGCCGCCGTGCTTCGAAGCCGGTCTCCGCTGCTGCTGCAGCGTTGCCATCTCATCATGCTCCTCACCCCCATTCGCCATCATCGTCGCCACACAAGGTGATCTCGCTGCTGCCGCCGCCGCGCTTACAGTCTTCGAGGTGGGGACTGGGGTGCTCGAGCCGCCTCGCTTTCCGACCAGGATTGCCCTCTTGAGTCTGTACCTACGGACCAAGGAAGACGAGGAGGAAGACGAGCCGCCGCGGCGCTTCCTGATCTTGCATTGCCTGTCGACGACCAAGCTGTGGCAATGCTGGTGGTTTTTCCAAGACATAGAAATTGGAACAGAAGACTGCAGAGTGCAAAGAAAATGGTGGATTAAATTTTAGGGAAATTGGGGTGTGGGTGAATCTTTTGGAGCAAATGATGGAGACCGAAATGGAAGATGTTGAAGATTTGGGGAGTGAATGGAGAGATTGGattggaggaggaagaaaaataatgaaaaatcaaGGGGCTGAAAAAAGTTGATGGAAGTACATTGATGATAAAATAATGATAGTGTCCAGATTTTCTTTTTAGGTAAATATTTTCAAACTGTCAGCCTTGAATttatcaaagaagaaaaagtgtcAAAGATTCTGAGCTTTGGTGGATTTTTGGGCAGTCTTAAAGAGAATGAAACAAGCTCAAAAAGGTGTCAAACTAATCAAAAAAGGTGTCAAACTAATCAAAAAAGGTGTCAAACTAATCAAAAATGGAAGGTGAGGGGTGGGATTTTGGGAAGAATCAATGCaagctttattttgttttagaaATGTTGAGAGGGAAGTAAAGAAGACTAGGACAGGAGTATACTCATAACTCAAATATATGACAAATCAATATAAATTGCGTGAAAAAATAAGACATGTGAGTAGATATaataatctttttttcttttttttttttaatattattgtcAAGTAGtgttattattatatttgaatTATATCCATTATATGTATTTGTTCGTGTTATTATTTCACTTGAATTATATCGATTGCATATATTTGTTCGTAGTGTTATTATTTCAATTGAACTTAAAATATCTTACTTATAAATTAAGAATAGTATTATAATACTATCAGATTGTAacaataagtaacaaataaaatacAGTAACACGTATAATAATAacattatgtgaagtgtttcaGTTACACAAAAAAATTGGTCAAGGGGAGATTGATTTATAGTTGGGAAATGAAATTTTGGGGTTTTATGTTCTTGGATTAGGAAAGGGATCcgctccggatcccttccacctaatcctcctcatcaaacaatttgggtatttgaaatttgatccaatagctaaagttattataacttttaaagtgagtctgtgtttttagccgttggattaaatttcaagaatccaaattttttgataaaaagGATTAAATGAAAGAGATCTAAAGAGGATCACTTTCCCTTGGATTAAAGAAGAAGGGGTGATAACGTGACGGACATGTGAATCGAATTGCATTGAATCAGGGTCGTGCATGTGTATTATAAGCGGCCCACAATGTTGACTAGGTTCTCAGTAttttacttaattaatttgtCTCCTTCCCCCAccccctccctcctctctctctctctctctctctctctctctctctctctctctctctctctctatgctgGAATGTTCTCTAATCTTGCTTAATTATCCTCGGATCTTGGACCTTCTCTGCTTTTGTGTTCAAAATTATGATTCACCAAGTAAAAAATGGAAATGTCGTTGCTCATATTGTAACCTCATATGTTGACTCACATAGATGTGATTTTCGTTGAATTTTGGTCtgaagtttttatttaatattttttgctGAAGATGTAAacgttttaattagaatttaataAAAGTTATCCTTTGATCCAAAACAAAAGTAAGGAACGAGATCAAAAGAAGAATGTGCTTATTTAATTatctatttaaaatttgaaattaggtcaaaggaaagaaaaagaaaaagaaaaatgatagcGAGATGTTGAGACTTTCTTTGTAAAAGTTTTTATTTCGATTGTCTGTTGCTTCATAgttttggtttaaaatatatattaactaGTATATTTAGacttaataaaattgactaaaCAACGTACTCTCTCCTCTATATGCGAACTCAAATCCTCCTGACTTAAAATAAATTTAGTGTAAAATTGTTTGTGTCAATAAAAATGGATCACGTTAACTTGACTAAACATGAAGAAGCAACAAGACCACATAATgattaataaataaaagcatCGTTACAGGAAGAGTTAGTGAATCAATAGTTTGATCAATAACTAAATGCATTAGGACATTTGGTTAACATGAGAATGGTCATGGTGATTTACAAAATAACGTTCTGAGGTAATCTCGTGTATTAAGAGAATGTTATATTAATTACATTAGATTGCTTGAGCTACTTTAGTGTCAAATTCATAAAGTAGTTTTAGGAATCTTGGAACTAAATTATTCATTGACCAAGAAAAAGTTCACTTGTAACAAGCTAGTAATGGATTCAATAGATCAAATCTTTTTCATAGGGTTAAGGAAATTTTTAACTATGAAAATGATCCTCCATCACCTCTTTTCACTTTTTGCACATCATTGCTGACTTTTATTCCTTGattatgttttaatatattcaaactaaaaacaaaacaaaaaaaataacaaaaatgttcAATAAGAGCAACAAAATGTGCTGAAATCACTTCTTTTTACCAAAATGGGATGATGAGGAGGAAATATCATAAATTGGGGTCAACAAAATTCTATTATATTCAGAAATATACTTATATCtactagtaaaaaaaatatcaccaaaatataaaactaaGCGATGatgtaaatcaaattttaagtaGGATGACAATAATTGTGAACATCTTATCATAAAATGCTAGTCAAGCTCACAACATATCAATCAGTCAATCATACCCTAAAAGAACCCTCTTAATAAGAAAAAATTATGATAGAGGCCAACCCAAGAGGAAGGGGGCCCCTACCAACGGCTCAAAATGTTTGGGGGACTGGTTGGAGTTTGTATTTGGAGCTTACACTCAAACATttattgctaaaaaaaaaatccacatatTTATAATTATGCATGCCGGCCCCCACACCTGCACCCCAAGCCACTACCCATGGTGTTCATGTCTTTTGCGGCTAATTCCAATTCAAATCCTTGAGatttattgtgacatcccacatcgtccaggggagtgatccttatatgtatattctcatccctacctagcacgaggccttttgggagctcactggcttcgggttccgtaggaactccgaagttaagcgagaagggggctagagcaatcccatgatgggtgacccactgagaagttgctcgtgagttcccaaaaacaaaaccgtgagggaatggtaagcccaaagcggacaatatcgtgctacggtggtggagtcaggcccgggaagtggtccgccccaggccgggatgtgacaaattagtatcagagccaatccctggccggaaatgtgccgacgaggatgtcgggcccctaaggggggtggattgtgacatcccacatcgcccaggggagtgatccttatatgtatattctcatccctacctagcacgaggccttttgggagctcactggcttcgggttccgtaggaactccgaagttaagtgagaagggggttagagcaatcccatgatgggtgacccactgggaagttgctcgtgagttcccaaaaacaaaaccgtgagggaatggtaagcccaaagcagacaatatcgtgataCAGTGGTGGagtcaggcccgggaagtggtccaccccaggccgagatgtgacatttaTGGATTGTCACATTCACTACAAATTTGATAAATACTGAGAATGAGGATCTTAGAAATtaattcattttagtcatttatcGAATATTGTGTAGCTAATTTTTGCTAGGTATTGCTCgggtttaattttaaataaaaaaattcaaaatgatttatggCCGCAAAATAATTGATGAACAGATAAGATGAACTCATCATTAAGATACTCATTAAGAGGGTCCTATTCCAAATATTGATGTTGGTGGTTCATGTTCATGCtccttaatttctttttgttttgttttgttttgtttttttttttaaatttcaagtaACATTTTCCCACAAGTTGTGTTTATAAGTATTCGGGCAGTGGGAGCATGGATCTACAACCAAATAAACCATGTTCCTCAATTTCCTAGCACAAccaatgaaatgaaaataaaaactcgATAGCTAGCTAGGACTGTTTTGTTCACATGCGTATGTACAAATCGTGTGGTGTGGGAATGATATGAATAAAGAAAGGATTAGGATAAGGGAAGGGCAAATGATACTTTTTCCGTCTTGTTTTCAGTCTTTTCTTGAAAGAGAGTAAATAAATCTGAATTATACTACAATCAATCAATCACACAAGCATACACGATTCCTAAACATTTAATATTGATGCAAGTCAGTCCACGACGCATGAACCAGTTGTTATTCATGCGCGATTGATTGTAATATTATTCGATACTCTGAGAAGCTCCAAATGAACAGAAGTAAAACTTAAAAAGCTAAGTGGTAGTTTAGCTAACAAGGTGAGGTATTCTTGTTAAATTGTGTGATTAGGACGAACACAACAAGTTCAGAAGGGGACGTTGAAAACGGGAAACATTTCATCTGCttcaaataatgaagaaattatTGTAAGGTTGTGTACACATAATAAGAGCTACGATAATACTTGGAAGGCCTCCTTCTGACTTTTGAATATGAGGGAGAACCCAATGTCTCATTGAACTGCATGTTTTCTTTTTGAatggaaaatatttttgtaatatattcttatttttCCTTGAAAATTTGTTTGTAGGTCAAGGTTCTTTTGGTTTTGATCAAAATTGAATTTTCTTCaaactacttataaatataaggggATGCTAGCAACCTTCTCACTTGAACTTTCTTGTTTTACCTTCTCAACTCTCCTTATTTGACAATGTTACTTCATGATTGGAACCATCTAAATTCTAGATCACCCTTTAAAAATCAACTCTACAAAAAAGATATCATCCAAATCAACAATCATTTAACTGTTCGATTAACGTTGTCAAGATTTTAGTGTTTAAGTGAAAAATATGGTTCTtctatttattgtataattgttagatgactaaacgattttGGATTTAGATAATTTTTTGAAGAGATATCTTTAAAGAGTAACCTATATAATAAATGGTTTGGGTTATCATTCTACATAGCAGGATGAGAAGGAGAGCCGAGAAGGTTGATAGCATTCCCTCAAATATATATACTACTAATTATAAATGAATGGTTCCACAACAAACAATGCCTAgattttttatgataaaactcAACACTTGTTGAGTAGTTAATTTAGGTGGTAATATTGGGACAATATTGGTGTTTTTCGTAGTGGGCTGCTAGTTTGACTTTAAAATCTTGATATGATATCAGAGTGCGCCCCCCTAACCCAATCTGGCCTAACCATTCTAATTGTAAACAAACTCTAACCTGATTGTTACAATTGTGAACAAAACCCTGACCTGACCGTGGCCCGACTCATAAATCTTGATATTCTTAGCTATAGTTAAATGTTtgttactaattaattaactaactatGGTTCTATATAGTTCTTAGGAAGTCAGTGTGTATTATTGTGACATGTTCTCTTTCAGTAGAAGATAGTATACCTTTGCAATCAGGGCTGGCCAAGGTCGATTTACATCTTATCAGAACACAGACTGATTCATAAGGTGTATTCACAAAATTATGTAGCAGAGATATGAAATAATAGCATCTTACTTACGAATGATATATATAAAGCGAATTAGGTTAAAAAAGGTTGATGGCTTTAGCAAATTATTGCCAAGTACTGTTTACATCATGCATAATTGATGAAGAAATGGTATCCAGATGACGACAAACTTATACAATGGAAAGagaaaccctaatctaattccCATGGCGGGCCTGAGTCGCATGACTCTGTGAACAGTTTGAAAGTAGGGGGAAGGTAGGTGATAAATGTCGGATAACAGTGTAGGACGGTTGGAccttcaaagtttcaaaccataccatttttttttaggtttaatATAACCTTGAAAGATGAAAGTACATGTCAGTCAATCTTTCATAAATAAACCAAAACCACTAATGAATAGTTGGGGAAAATTCTCCACATCATAGGGCTGGGAatttttcccaaaaatcccaaaccaaaccaaaaaaatctcgATCCCATATTAAAAAATTCCCAAACTGATAATGCTGAAATTTTCGAGATTCATATCAAACTGATCCTGAACCTTTTGGTATAGGAATTgagattacatattcaatggtttggaaatcccgaaccgaaccgaaaagtatatatatttattttggttgcatgcatgtTAAATGTTGAATTTAAGTAGTTTGATAGTAAACTATATTAGATATAGGAGTATAAAATTAAGTAGTTTGGAACTTTGGAACATCACTTTGACTTGGTATGAACGAATTGGCAAATTAAAATGAGgtaaaaacctaaattttcatttatatgaaattggaaaacaaaattttaggcCGAAAATCCAAATTTTGGCCCACATccaaaaaaatctcaaatttcaacccaaaaacccaaaggcccaaaacccaaaatccaatcccaaaatatataaaactatTCGGGAATCTCAAAAATTGGGAATACCAAAATTTTGGTTctggattggtcttcaaatttccgttttgaaattttttggtttGAGATTCGGGATCCCATACCAAATCACCCCTACTACATCATATACAACTGAGATATAACTATATATGCTATTTTCCATGCTCGAGACAATATTAAACGTAAGATTTTTAAATGCCAAAGAGATTCAGGGTAagttattaaagaatgaactatCTATAAAATGTTAGATAGAGAGGATAAGAAATGTCCTTCACGAGGATTAGAAACGTCTTTCATGATCATTGCAAAAGAATATATGAGAAATTTTGTAAATGACTCAGTCAAAGTAGAAATTTGCAAACCCGTCTTAGAGGCCTTTGTAATGCTCATTTTCCGCATCCCCTCTATCTAACATTGTATTGAAATGCTCACAGCCGTAAGGAACATAGACATATCCACGTGATAATCAAGACTTCATCTTCTATTAGCGAGGAGCCAAAAGTCTACAAAATTCAACACTAAACCCCTAACCTTGGCATGTAATGCAAGTGACCTTGTACCACAATGGTGAAGAGGAGTGTTGTTATTGCACCATGGCATGGGTTCCAACCCCGTTTACtccctaatctaacatctaatctaacaaatctatcgtttaacccaaaaaaaaataaaaaaccccacATGTAACGACTTAATTCCGCCTTCCTTCTTCTCCGATTTTTCATGGCAATCAGTTGTCTCAACTAAACTTGTACAAAACGTTGAGTTCGTCTATAAACCTGATACATCAAAACAGAAATCTTTTTGGGAATTGGTTGAACTTATCACACATGcaattttttcagatttttactCGCTTTCACTGATAGTTTAGGCAAGAATTCTACTATTCACTGATGTATAGAATGCATTATTTTCATGACTAGATTATGACCATTTTAATCCAATCGTACAAACATCGGTGCATCTAATGTATTGAAGTAGACCgtaatttggaattttggattCGTTTGGCAGTCATTAGAATTCTttttatctagtggtcactgtgTTTACTGTCAGTAGACTGACTTGaatacatatttatttacacaaagGTACACAATAGTGATTCAGGAGGATTAAGTTGTGCAGTTACAGTAcgagaagaaaggaaaagaaattgaGATAACTG contains the following coding sequences:
- the LOC137742493 gene encoding uncharacterized protein At5g41620-like; this translates as MSWKNHQHCHSLVVDRQCKIRKRRGGSSSSSSSLVRRYRLKRAILVGKRGGSSTPVPTSKTVSAAAAAARSPCVATMMANGGEEHDEMATLQQQRRPASKHGGGSSGKGKEVVSVSARKLAATLWEINEQEQTAFRKKASKVAQVPSLAGSLPPKLSDPSSTPISERRNGSGNAGRQRGLSAVSQKLPLNHYQMGGFQTHTTSASLTQLKDQSCVKPDRNCIHGFKTCLKDVNSGLSTSKELVKVLTRVSGLEEQHSLSTTLLSALRVELDRARVQIHQMIREQRSNCNEIEYLVKKFAEEKAGWKSKERERICAAIACVAEELEVEKKLRRQTERLNKKLGKELADKEAALSKATKELEMEKRAKEIFEQVCNELATGLGEDRAQVEELKKESEKVREEVEKEREMLQLADVLREERVQMKLSEAKYHFEEKNAIVEQLKNELEAHLISKTHEGSGGSPDFSKIKELEAYLKKINFGSFQNAKMEGNGMEVAAYREEGEDDSKRTSVDSDLHSIELSMDNNNKSYKWSYACGDDTEDDSKRTSVDKQFKGRRSLSEKIQWESICLNKNSSGIDWEFGVKSQGQSDGRLMEISELVPQTQTPEHETETKKKGSAKGLTDHRLSNSKVVPIHSLAGTTCQFQSLPMKDPGTGVCGS